The proteins below are encoded in one region of Silene latifolia isolate original U9 population chromosome 2, ASM4854445v1, whole genome shotgun sequence:
- the LOC141642256 gene encoding histone-lysine N-methyltransferase family member SUVH9-like codes for MGSLVPFLDLNLIPDPPNIPIRVKPEPIDEPPDLIPSSPPPQPDLDSIPAEPISAEPENSNVYSEFNRISEMFRTAFAARMQRLGDEDNTTNNNIDDNHTPLNAETGAIVVVPTEENQVSTVVVAPQKYPKRSNELVRVTNLSIEDQRYFREIVRRTRMLYDALRIFSMADEERRNGPGSGRRGRGDLKAAMRMRDRNLWLNRDKRIVGSIPGVYIGDLFYFRMELCVVGLHGQIQAGIDYLTSSQSSNGEPIATSIIVSGGYEDDDDAGDVLVYSGHGGHDKLGRMSNHQKLEGGNLALERSMHYGIEIRVIRGLKKYDGSITTKVYIYDGLYRIVESWFDVGKSGFGVYKYKLIRIEGQPEMGSTLLKLARGLRTRPLEYRPAGYLTLDLSMKKDTLPVFVFNDIDNDQEPLYYDYLPRTVFPPFVYAGANMGCECVTGCNDGCLCGMKNGGEIAYDQNGFLLRGKPLVFECGPHCSCPPNCRNRVSQKGLNHRLEVFRSRETGWGVRTLDVIHAGGFICEYAGVVLTREQAQLFTMNGDSLIYPGRFAEKWMEWGDLSQVFSDYVRPTYPSIPPLDFAMDVSRMRNVACYISHSTSPNVMVQFVLYDHNNILFPHLMLFAMENIPPMRELSLDYGVADEYTGKLSICN; via the coding sequence ATGGGTTCTTTAGTACCATTTCTAGACCTAAACCTTATTCCCGACCCACCAAACATACCGATCCGGGTCAAACCCGAACCTATTGACGAACCTCCGGACCTAATTCCGAGCTCCCCACCACCTCAACCCGACCTGGATTCCATTCCCGCCGAACCCATATCCGCTGAACCGGAAAACTCAAATGTATACTCGGAATTCAACCGGATTTCCGAGATGTTTCGGACTGCATTTGCTGCGCGAATGCAGCGGCTCGGCGACGAGgataatactactaataataatattgatGATAATCATACTCCCCTTAATGCGGAAACCGGCGCCATCGTCGTGGTTCCGACCGAAGAAAACCAGGTTTCTACCGTTGTGGTGGCCCCACAGAAGTATCCGAAGCGGTCCAACGAGCTGGTTCGGGTCACGAACCTCAGCATTGAGGACCAGAGGTATTTCAGAGAGATTGTGAGACGAACGAGGATGTTATACGACGCGTTGAGGATATTTTCGATGGCAGACGAAGAAAGAAGAAATGGTCCGGGTTCGGGTAGGCGAGGACGAGGCGATTTGAAGGCGGCAATGCGGATGAGAGATCGAAATTTATGGTTGAATAGGGATAAGAGAATTGTGGGTTCGATTCCCGGGGTTTACATTGGTGATTTGTTTTATTTCAGGATGGAATTGTGTGTTGTTGGGTTACATGGACAAATTCAAGCTGGAATCGATTATCTCACGTCGAGTCAGAGCTCGAATGGGGAGCCAATTGCGACCAGCATTATTGTTTCGGGTGGGtacgaggatgatgatgatgctgGTGATGTTTTGGTGTATTCAGGGCATGGAGGACATGATAAATTAGGGAGAATGTCGAATCATCAGAAGCTTGAGGGAGGTAATCTAGCATTAGAGAGAAGTATGCATTATGGTATCGAAATTAGGGTAATTAGAGGTTTGAAGAAATATGATGGTAGTATTACTACTAAAGTTTATATTTATGATGGTTTGTATAGGATAGTTGAGTCTTGGTTTGATGTGGGTAAGTCAGGGTTTGGGGTTTATAAGTATAAACTTATTCGAATCGAGGGTCAGCCTGAAATGGGTAGTACATTGTTGAAACTCGCTCGAGGGTTGAGGACTAGGCCTTTGGAGTATAGACCTGCTGGGTATCTTACCCTTGACCTATCTATGAAAAAGGATACGTTGCCTGTTTTTGTGTTTAATGATATTGATAATGATCAGGAGCCTTTGTATTATGATTATCTTCCTAGGACGGTTTTCCCGCCTTTTGTTTATGCAGGTGCCAATATGGGGTGTGAGTGTGTCACTGGTTGTAATGATGGGTGTTTGTGTGGGATGAAAAATGGAGGGGAAATCGCGTATGATCAGAATGGATTTTTATTGAGAGGGAAACCGTTGGTGTTTGAATGTGGTCCTCACTGTAGCTGTCCTCCTAATTGTCGTAATCGTGTGAGTCAAAAAGGGCTGAATCATAGGTTGGAAGTGTTTAGGTCAAGGGAGACGGGTTGGGGAGTTAGGACTTTGGATGTGATACATGCTGGTGGTTTTATTTGCGAGTATGCGGGTGTTGTTCTTACGAGGGAGCAAGCACAGCTTTTTACCATGAATGGTGACAGTCTAATTTATCCGGGCCGGTTTGCTGAAAAATGGATGGAATGGGGGGATTTGTCTCAAGTGTTTTCCGACTATGTTAGGCCAACATACCCCTCTATTCCTCCATTGGATTTTGCTATGGATGTCTCCAGAATGAGAAATGTTGCTTGCTACATAAGCCATAGTACTAGTCCTAATGTCATGGTTCAGTTTGTACTTTATGATCATAACAATATATTGTTTCCTCATTTGATGTTATTTGCAATGGAAAACATTCCACCAATGCGTGAACTTAGCCTTGATTATGGGGTGGCCGATGAGTACACGGGGAAGCTCTCAATTTGCAACTAG